Below is a genomic region from Anabas testudineus chromosome 13, fAnaTes1.2, whole genome shotgun sequence.
ttagCTTGAACATACTAAGTTTGTTAGCATACAGTAGTTACAACTTTGCTATTTTCCACTCACCAGGCTTGGCAGAGGCCTGTCCTGCCTCTAGCACAGCAGTGGGCTGGTGGGCATTTGTGTAATAAATCAGCAGTTCAACATCTCTGTCAAACTTGTGTCCTGCAGCCAACTTCACCTACAgcacataaaatacaaacataactATGAATAAAGctaaatattttcttctgaGTACTGAAGAACAACCACACGCAATAGACACGTTATTAGTCGACCTACCGTGGCCTGGGTTTTCTCTGCATTGAGGTACTGGAGAGGATCCAGAGAAGAGCTGGACTCTACTTTAGAGATTGGACGAGGAGACGACACTcgagcagagaaagacagactgtaGGGAACCAGAGAGGCTGGAACAGACGTCACCTGGACACTGGCACCTTCACTTCCTGTAAACAAGGTCAGACAGGTTAAAGGTGCTGGAatcaaaaagataaaacacattaaaaatcatAGTTTCAGCAGAAAGTTTGGATGGAAGATCAGGTGCTCTCTGATCTAAAGACAGCTGCGACCGGTAGTCAGTGACTTGAAATCAAATGTTCTCTAGACACACTTGGCACCCTGTGTACAACCTTGTGTGTTAAATAATACTGTGTATATGAACACGTTCGGTGTGGACTAAAGTTAATATGCTGGCTTGTTTTCCTACCCTGAGGTTGGTATCGAGGGTTGAGCACAGCAGGGAGACAAAACCTCAGTCCGTCATCAGCCTGCACAGCCAGCTCAGTGACATACTCCAGCCTGATGGAGGCGCTCTCTCCTGGAGGAAGACTCCCCACACTCAGAGAAAATATATCTGGACTCTGGTCACTCTTCTCCAATAGAAAGGCCTGCTGACCggagctcagtgcatcatcATACTCCTCACGAGCCtgaaatacagacaacagaTACTCTCTGTGTAACATTCactatatttactgtttttatttcctttatacagagtaaatgttttctgtccagctcacctgctgtttctccttcacctcagctacaatctgtgtttgtccaatgacagcactgaaatgacaaacagcagcatctccaGGTAGAGGGAAGACAAAAACTGCCTCTATTGGTTTGTCCTCCTTGTTCTCATAGAGCAGAGTGGAGACCAGTGTAGCCACATGGTCCCTgacctccagctccacctcgatgctcttcagaggaactgaccAAGAAACAAAAccatacaaaaaagaaaataattaataaagacAATTTATAATATTAGTTGTaactttttaagttttaattcAAAGCTCTACCTATTGACCCTGCTATCCCGATAGTTAAATACATCTAATGGAGgattaataacataataacattacATGAATAGAGAGAAAGATGTTTGCTTTGCTAAAATCACCTGGTTCCTTCTCAGGAGTCAACAGACCACAGCGGTTCATCATTGTAcctgtgcaaaaatacaaacagaaaacaaaaaacaaaaaaagcatgtAGTTCACGATTTGACTATATTGAAGATGTGTGAACACCTATAGGCTTGTTTTGTTAGGAGAAACTGAGACATCTTGTCttagtgttttttgtattgtttatttaatgcttGTCCATTTTTCTTTGCCTAGGCTGAACTGAGGTTGAGTGAGCATGTGGCAGGTCTTTCTGTCATTTATAATATTGTGATACTGTAATCTCtatgatgcattttttttttattgccaggAAACATTTGCAGACCGCTGTTTCCCTGCTAGCTAATGAAGCGATAAAAAACTGGAATTTAATTCCCTCTGATGGGAAAAACAGATCAAATAGAAACAGAGTTCATGTGAACAGGCAGCTGATccactttaaaactaaaaacattaatCTCAGCGGTTATAAATTAGGCAGGACAGCGAATCAGTGTCTTCTTGAACTACAATATAAAAACTTAGTACAAGTAAACTTACCTTTGACGACAAATGTGAACTGAACAAAACTGAACTGACAACTGGAGGCTTTCAACAAGCAATGAGACTGCAGAACACTACACTTTACACTAGATCTAGTATGAAATGACACAACCCTACTTCTTCCGCAGGCAGTACAAACGTGTATTCATGTTTAATAGCTCATACTTCACTAAATAAAGGCTGAAAGTTAGTTATATTACGTCCATCTTCGCAGACACACCCACTCACTTACCGGGAATCCTGCctctcatttcctgtcatgAAGCAAATCACAGCAAGAATAAACACTCTTGGGTTACCGATTTCTCCAAATGACagtggaacaaacaaacaaacagaacaggagaaaaaagTGCATAGTGAAGAACAAAACAATTTTTTCAATACAATATTTAACAGGTATTACAGGTGTGAAAAGCAacataaattactttttttttttttttttttaaaaaggatgaTGTGTTTGAACGATCTCAGCAGGGTACAGGTGCAGCACAGGAATCAGAATGATTTTGTCCTCTCTACTGTTTACAGATAAAGATTTACTGATGTAAAGCTTTCATATACAGGGTTTTGTGCATTCAAACGAAACTGCATGTTGTGATACGGAAGAGGTTAAGGTGATAGACAGATCTGTATGTGGGATCTGGCTGAGCCACTTGAGAAAGTGTGTGAGAAAATAGGTGAACAGGAAACCTTACCACCTACAAAGTAAGGTGCTCTGCATACAGAAAGTTTTTGCACACCTTCAATAGTTCTGTAGCTATGTGGTCAGTCCTACAGTACAGCTGAAACACTTTCATGTTCTGAAAAGCTCAATAGACGGAAAAACTTGAAACCAATtctggtaaaaagaaaaaaaaaagtgtgagttTTAGCCAGATGCACTAAAGACAACTGCAGAAGCATAATATTTTTACCTTAACAAGATACAATATTTTGCACTGGAAAACCAGTTTTTTTCTCATAAAGTAGTTGAGAAACATAACAGAGACAAAGTCCAGACACAAGGCCAGAGTCCAACACTATCTCTAACGCTGGCCATGGCAACTGATGTGCACAGGGGGGAACTATGGAGAGAGGAAGGGTAGCTATAGTGTGTGCAGTTGTGACAAGCAGTATTTTTTGGTGTTGTTAAGAAAGAGTGATAGAGGGCAGGGGGGTTGGGGTAGGCCTAAGTTGAACACCCTAGCTGGTAATATATGCAGCCCTATTGTGGTGATTCAATGCACCGTGCAATAATGGGTGGTAAGGAGGGGCACAAGGCTATAGGGGAGCTATGATGGGATGTCTTTTGCCTCACAGTGTACCCCCTTGGCTGAGAAACATACCCAGGACACTGCAGCGTTAACCAGACACTCACTCGAGCTCAAAGTGCTTCTTCCATTCAAATCtcagttattatttttcttttctttggagccagacagagacaagagTCCAAGGGCAAATGTGAAGactcaatatgtttttttcttaagcACAGGCAGGAATGCTGTGAGCTCAGGCACGGTTTCTTTTGCTGACAGGTTGTGATGAAAGTCTACATTATTTTACGAACGTATATTTGTGGTGATCCTGTGACGTCTTTGCCAAATGCTGTGGTGACTGTGAGTGTAACAACACTGACAGGGTGAACTGAGGTGAgaacatttctatttgtttagAAAGTTTTAGAAGTAGTTATGTAATAATATACAAActatattttgaaaatatatatgtactgtataatagcACAGACCTAGGTCTCAGTTATGAAAACAATCACTTAGTCTTAGTTTGAATTATTGCATTGTGGTAAAGGAGGAAGTTGTGCAACACCATAAGCTCTAGCTAATACATTGTACTTACATGCATCGTATGTTCATGTACAAACTAAGCAAAAGGCAATAAgttgtttaaaatgcaaattatgAGTTAATGTTAAATGATATCAATTAACAATCAAAGTTCATTGATTTATACTttcacacagactttgtgttAAGAGCACAAAGTCTGTGCTCTTAACCAGTCAGTGAATACTGATTTGCTGAATAGAGTCTGGCAGAGTGGCGAGAATAGGAATCattgtcaaatcaaattaactCATACAAAGTGAACAATAGAGGTTAACTGGGTCAATTCATGTCCACCCATTTAACAAGCAGAATATACATGTTACATGGCAAAAATCATAAATCAGTCAAAAAATTAAATTAGTGATTAAATGTCATCACCTTTTTTAATGCAGGTAGGATGTGATCCACTCACCCTGTCATAAGGACAAAATGACACAAGACACAAGAGGAATCTGGGAACAGACTGGAAAGCAGATGAAAGGGTTTATTCTCACTTACCTGCTCCTCCTAGCTTTACCGTGCATGGGCTTCCTTCCCAACTTCTGGTCTCGAGTGCTAACGCTGTCCTGGGACTCGCACACACACCAGTACATCACCGAGCAGGCAATTCTCAACGTGACCCTGGAAACTTTGAAGGGCAGCAAAAAACAAGGAGGCCATGCAGAGGAATGGGTGAGCTGATGCTCGCAGGATATTAGCATATATCCTCTACATTCAGAATGAAGCACGACCAAAAAGCCTACTTTTAGTTTGTTAGAATGTTATATAAACATATTATCACCAAGGTCAGGACTAAAGTGAGCCAGCAATCAGATGCTTAAAGTTTCAGTGAATGCACATGATGACACCAAGCACTGAACTATATCTCATTCCAATGATGCTAAACATTTTTCTAATAGACCAGACTGGGGCGCAGCTTCTGGAGAGCAGTGGGAGAGGTAGTGAAGTCCAATGCTGCTATGGATTTCCTGAGCTCCACCAGGTCCGACCCTGTTTACCACTTTGACTCCGAACACATCGACAGTGCCACGTTGATGTTACGGCAGTTCTGGGCTCAGACTCTGCTCTCAGTAAGAGCCAAAGAGTACCAAAGTGCTCGTCACAGCTTGGGCCAGCTATTTCATTCCCTGCAGGTACACAGGCTCTACATTGTAATATTAGTTAGGAAGGAACTTAAAACTATAGAACATGTTTGCTGGTATATTATTagtacacgtacacacacaggTCATGCATGTGGATCGAgcttttcattgtcattgtcattctgCTTTCATGTATCTAGGGTAAAAGGAtaaagctttgttgttgttgttatgtcaGGATTTCTACAGTCACAGTAATTGGGTGGAGATGGGTCAGCGCTCCATTTACCTCCACCTGCTGCACCCAGAAGAGCCTGCCATCCCTGTTGCGAATGgtaattcctttttttttttacatctgttATTATAGAAACACCCACCTTATTACCATCAAGAAGTGAACCTAGGGATGGTAAATGGCTCACCATAAAAACCACATAGTAGCCAAGATTTTATCAAATTCAGTATGACACGATTCTTCAaaatttcaaatatttatttctaaaatgtaattttcttcttcttgatgcTTTCTATGGTTAATGCTTTTGTCACAATTTTTGGAAGCACTAATGTGGTTTCAAACAAAAGTACTCCACACTGacttcatttaaagctaaaCTAACCACAGGAGAGGTGAATGGTTTGTTAAAGAAAAGGCCGAGCTATACAGAcaacaaacagtgaaaatgtggaTTATATACTACATACAGAGAGGATTATAGCTGTTAGAGTAAAAGGTCTACAGTCAAATAAGGTGACGTACAGAGGCAAGAAAAGCTGATAGGGCTTATAAACACCTAGAGTCTAAACCCAGGCTAAAGCATCATAAAGTGAGCTTGAAAAGAATGGAAACccaataaaagctaaaaaccTACCAGTGCAAAAATGATTTAACGTTTAATGGCCTTTTAAAACAATGATAAAGGAAACCCATGTTTTAACCACAGAGGACACGCCAACATGTATGGAGTGCTTCAGTGTCACCTGTCGAAACAACCTCCTGCCAGGATTGATAAGCACACAGCAAGAATCTCAGCTGCTCACTACTGGATACTTCAGTAGTTTCCCTCCAAAACCTAACGGTATGTAAATTATACAAATACATTCgaaagaaaatcattttctaTATACACAATAAAGCcataagtgttttatttttacaggcAAATGTAGTCATGGAGGTATTCTGGACAGTAGCCGCTACATAGAGGCCAGAGGAGGGATTAACAAGGATAGCACCTCACCTCTCTTCTCCCCTCACCATTACCTCCATGTTGAAGCTGCCACTTTGGCGACTGAGGCCACCTTGACTGCACTGAGGGACCTCAGAGACACCGTAGGCCACAAAACCTTCCTCAGGTCAGCTTCAGACAGGTTTACATTTATCTAAATAGCTAACATTAAGTAATAAACACGCCACAGCTTCCCAAGTAACATGTATTTAAGATACATTTCATTCCTTCCTCAAACTTCATTTCACAGGCTCTTTAGTGTGAAGCAGGTCCCTGCTTTAGTATTTGTCATGgacaccacaggaagcatgTTCGAGGAGATCAGTGCTGCTCGATTCAGGGCTCATTCCATCATCCAGAATCGAGCCAACAGTCCCGGGCAGCCTGGCACTTTCATACTGGTGCCCTTCCATGACCCAGGTGAGGGCACAGATGTTTCTGAGCAATCAGGAATTTAAAAAGGTttgtacaaacacactgtagaGAGGGAGCAGGTTGTGCCACCGTGTTTCTACAAGAGCTCAGAACAGACACTGGCTCTAGAAAAGAAAAttgagcatttttatttttatgtcttagCTTGAATTTGGTGAAGCTATGGCTAGAAATGTATCTGAAGATACTTTTTCActtatttgtttacattaaaagtTATTGTATTtgtcacattgtgtttttaacttgttcACTCTTAATGatgtatgatgtgttttgtggGTGGACAACTGAGACTAGAATGGAACTAGCAGAGGTGAGAGATGTTAAAGTTCAGTTTCCTGAAGCTATGGGTTTAAATGAAAGTGACAGAATGCAGAGCAGGTGAGTGCAGATAGACAGTAAGCTTAACCTgagatttatttaaacagatctattgttttctgcagctgtaGGACCAGTGTACGAGACTGATGATCCAAACCAGTTTATGCAGTACATGGAGAACCTGCTGGCACTGGGAGGAGGAGATGAACCAGAGATGTGCCTCTCTGCCGTCCAGGtacaaataaatactttttgtttagTTACAGTCATGATAAAAGCTCCAGATCTGTGCATCAGAATGTAAACACTCCCCGATATTTCCCACCTTGTTTTGTGATTTCAGCTGGCTCTCACTCACAGTCCACCACTGTCAGAgatctttgttttcactgatgCCTCCCCTAAAGATGCCCATTTGTTTGATGCAGTGAAGGCACTAACACTAGAGAAACAGAGCAAAGTAGGTTTAAAACATCAAGGGCATTTCTAAAATAAAGGTTACATTGTCTTGAAGTATTGTGTGCAAGCATTTAATGCTTATAATGACGGGGATAATGACATCCTCTATGTATTAACTAATCTACCTAATCTACCTTCTGATTCACTGCCACAGGTGACATTTCTCCTTACCGAAGACCCCTCCTACtcaacagagagcagagggagaaggaggaggaggaagaggagaagaagggaaTCTTTGTCTCCTGATCGTTTCTCTCTCTACTCTTCTTTGTCCTCCCTGTCAGGAGGTCTGACAATTTTCACCACCAACTCTGACATCCACAAGGTCTCTTCTATAGTGGAGGACAACACAGCGTCTGACAAGGtacaacattttacaacattttacaTAGTTTTTTGGCAACTTGGAGGCAGTCaagacaaaatgtcaaacaagtCAGCGTGTATGACAACAGCTTCCAGTTAGAGCTGCGCCTGAGGGGGGGTAATGGTGGTGCCAGAGATCCAATACAAAAATGAATGACTGTAAAACcaaacagtgattttaaaaacacaaaaatgcttTGTGAAGGTGTGGAGAACTGGGTTGTTTGCCACTGTTAATGCAAATTTTTATGTACAAATTCTCATGTGattttttacatataaaacataaagtagcagtatttatttattgatcaaATATGCTACTAGTAAAttaactttttctctttttatatcttttatcATTAGGTGACCCTTCTTCACGTGAAAAGTGTCCAGGAATTCATGTCTTCCCATACCTTCAGAGTTGACACCTCAGTAGAAAACATCACTCTACATGTCACAGGCATCCTGATAGAGAGTATCCTTACCAATCCTTCAGGTAATTGTACAGCAACAAGTTATGTGCTATACAGTTAAGTAACACAAGATTTTCCATTCTGTGATCTGCTGCCTATAAGCTGTAGCTTGTTCTTACCACTATTCTTTCTTGCaattgataataaaaaatgtttatcttcCTTTTCTTGTTAGAGCAAAGCCAGTCTCTGCTGAGCGAGAAAGGCCCTCTAGCACTGTTGGAGCATTTCGAGGGTCTGTACCGGATTAGTCTGCTTCCTCCTATACAGCCAGGCCAGTGGAAACTTCAAGCAAAGAGCAAAGGACACTTAACATTCAAAGTAACAGgtaaaattaaacatattagACACTGAGACACTAATACATAAATACTGGAATATTATTTTACTGAACTGGGACTGTGTCATGAAATCTACACCCTCAGGTGACAGCAGTGTAGACTTCCTGTATTACTTTGCCACTGTAAACAATGAGACACACCCTGGTCTGGCCAGAGTGGAGGGTAGTCCAGTAGCAGGTGAGGGATTGAGACTGTTTTCCTAATATACAACATTAAGTCTCACTCTCAGGAATGTGTCtgacatttgtctttgtttctcttttaattcTCCAGGCATCTCTGCCTTTCTGGTGCTGGCTGTAACAGGCCTGTCCCCAGATGAGGAGGCATCTTTCAGTCATGTGACACTTCTGGGAGCTGAAGGGGAGAAACTTCAACAGGTGTGGCTAaattcctcttcctcttcatcagcCTACGCCGTCGAGGAACTGGTGGGCTGGGTGGACTCTGTTCCCCGAGTTCCTTTCTGTGTTCGCCTTACGGGACgagacagcagaggaaacaagctGGAGAGGGTTTCCACGGAGATGGTGCAGCCCACACATGTTCAGATACAGGTAGTGATGCCAAACCTGAACTTATCCACTATTACTAGCTAAAAAGATTTGTTATGAGTAAATAAAATGGTCTTTGGCATTTTtcgttgtgttttctttttactgaaaataatgtaaaacaaaacctACCAAACTTTTGGTTAAACTTCATTTTAAGccttattcatttaaattatgaCTTTTGCTTGACCTGTATATTTGTCTTAGTGCAAGTGAATTTTCCAATTCATACCGTTTTGTGGGATTGTGATAATCAAACctgctttgtgtcttttctctccaggtgTTGTCTGCTCCCCGTTTGGTACCTGGTCACGGCACCACAGTGGACTTTGACATCCTGAACCACGGCCCAGCTCGATCTCTCAGTTTGACTGCTGATGATGACTGTGGCTATCTCCATACAAGAAGTCCTCAAACGTAACggacaaataaattaattaataaatattatttgccattcaatttattttatgtccTCACTTTGCAGGTATTaattacaatattaaaaaacaaaacctgactTCAAGACAAAACCTCTTGAGGAATGATTTCTCTAAGTAAAACTATTAGTGTGGCTTGTGACACTGTAAGCTTTTATCAGCTAAATTATACatgtgagaaagagaaattCTAGTAGAAAAACTTTTAGTCagaattgtgtttttatctctcaGATTCCATGTCGCAGAACAAAAGTCTTTCCGTGGCCAGGTGGACCTCCACACTCCCGCCACAGCTCCAGCAGGAGCGACTGTCACTCTTACACTCACTGTGCGTGCTCTCGACTCTCCAGACTCAAATTACGCAGTGGCCTACCTGACTGTGGTTCCACCagtaagaccatctgtccattttaatgttttatgttaaagTAATAAATTCATCTCACACTacaatcaaacattttttgtgtgtatctaCCACTGATATGACTTTTTTCGTTGTAGAATCCTGACACGTCGCCACCATCCTGCTCTGCGGCAGGAGGGCCGTCCGTGTGTCCTTCCGTTTGCAACGAGTCGACCTGGACTATATCTCTAGTTGTGTCAGACAGCGGGCGCTCTGGCCTTGCTGCTCTTCAACTACAAAAGGGTGATGGCATTCTGACTTTACTCCACAGCCCCCCACCAAGAGAGGACAGTCTGGTAGAGGACCAGCCTGGGGCACACAAGGACAAGATAACCAATGCTGGACcataccaccaccaccatcagtaCCACAATGCCAGGCTAGAGAAAGGAGCCCCCCCGTTGAATGTCTCTGAATGGGTACCGGACTCATCCCAGCCACTGTGGGTGAGGTACACGTCCAGCTGCTGTTCCACTCGAGCAGAACTCCTGGTGTGGGATGCAGCTGGAAACTTGAAACGCTGCCACATCATGTCTGGtcagcagaggcagcagagaaacacgGACACAGAAGTTAGTGGCACTGGACGTTTTGGACCCGCTGGCATAATGTTCTGGTTGTTAAGCCTGCTGTGGTGTCTTCTGTTTTAGGTGAATGTGACTACAATTCCCTGATTTATAGCGTGTCCTTTTTTGGAggacaacatttaaaaacaatgattGCACTTAATGCAGAGAAATTGTGTTACTGACATTCTTGTAGAGAGTGCACTGAATAAAGGAATGATTCATTCTAATACAGGTGtttataattagttttttttttcatttgattatttaattatgaAGAATTAGTGGGAAACAACATAACTATGCAAGTGGAGCAAAGTAATATAAATAGAGATTGTCATCTCTATTGTGTGCTAGATCTGACTGAAACAAGATTTGAATTGATATTTACAGCACTCTCACAATGATGCCTGAATGTCTAATGGTACCTGTATGTGGTAAAGAATTTGTAAGAATATGTACACAGACGTCATGTGGCCAAGCATTACATGCAGGAGTGGTGCAACTTGTTTAACTTCGCATTACATGACTTTTCACAACATCGGGAAACTAACCAAATGTGACTTAACAATGGGATTTTGTAACAGTTCCTTCTTTCATACTCATGTAAGGTTGTgcaaattaattaaagaaaattattttgggCCTCTTGTGACATGCAGTAGTACTACAGCTTGGAAGCTGTGGAATAAATCATGAGGAGGACTGTTGAACCACACACGTTATAGAAAATGCAGTCATTGCTTCCTAGTTAAAAAGTGCATATAAAAGTGAGAATATAAAAGATCAATGAATATCAGTTGTGGGAATAACCTACTTGGACTTTTCAAATCACTTGTTTAAAGATTGGAATTTATGTTGAGCCTGGAGTTAAATTTATAACTCCACTGAGAACTTATTAACTGGCAGTAGCTCATTCTATGACACAGAATTAGTAGCGCATATAAAGGCAGAGGAATCCTGGACCGCAACTTTAGACTGCAAGATTTCAATACTCGGGTCAGACTGAGCTTTTTTGGGTATGTTGAATAAAAGATGTGCATCACAAGACAAGCAAGtgcaggtggaggagagagggcaTTGGGGCAGTAAGGTGGAGTTTCTCCTGGCTGTGGCAGGAAATGTAGTCGGTCTGGGCAATGTGTGGAGGTTCCCTTACCTTTGCTACAAGAATGGAGGGGGTAAGTAAATACGATGCTCTGCCTGTGTTACTCAACAAAAGCGGAACACTTGCacaatattttctgttttgtaaaatTAGGTGCATTTCTTGTGCCATATCTGGTATTTGTGGTGACCTGTGGCGTACCACTGTTCCTGCTGGAGGTCACCATGGGCCAGTACACACAGGAAGGGGGTGTCACCTGCTGGAGAAAACTATGCCCAATAGCAGAAGGTATTCTGATTATGACACTTTGCAGAGCAGTAAGACATGAAGTTCCAGAAATCTTATGTACACACCttaaaaatggaagaaaacagttttcactggaaattatttcaaaatgttgacTAATCCATGAGTGACCGCCGGTTTCATTACTGAGTGACTCCTTGCTGGGggattgtttttcttcagttaaCATGTCTAGTTACTTGTGTAAACTAGTTTAgttaagtttgtgtgtgtgagccaaaGTAATTCATTACCATCTCTGACAGTCTGGAGCCAACATCAACTAGAGCAGACatgacaaacacagttttctccCTAATGTCAGGACATTGAACAGTGAGGCAGAACAACTACTGAATAAACAGAATGACCTTTAGTTCAAGCTAGAAGATaacaatagaaaatataaaattgtgAATCATGTTACTGaatgtttgaatgaatgagtgaatatttattttctcatcaaaGTCTGTTAACAGGCACTACAGCATTAAAGCATTTTTTGAAATATACCCAATGCACCTGAATCCTCAGATGCCAATGTCGATTAACATGTTGACACGTGTGAAATACATATCTAGTTGAAGTTTGACAGTGTCTAAAAATTTAGAGTCTAAGTTCAAAATGAATTGTATGTGTAATTCAATTGTAAATCCACTGCCACTGTCTTCCAGatttgctttatattttatcGTAATAATCTTTAGAGAAAAGCAAGATCTCAGGCTGAGTAAAATGAAATGGAGAAATGGATGAAGTCAGATTTTAATGTGTAACCAAAAATACCAAATCTGGTCCTGCAGGTATCGGTTATGGTGGGCAGCTAATCCTGGTCTACAGCTGCA
It encodes:
- the vwa7 gene encoding von Willebrand factor A domain-containing protein 7, which gives rise to MTQDTRGIWEQTGKQMKGFILTYLLLLALPCMGFLPNFWSRVLTLSWDSHTHQYITEQAILNVTLETLKGSKKQGGHAEEWTRLGRSFWRAVGEVVKSNAAMDFLSSTRSDPVYHFDSEHIDSATLMLRQFWAQTLLSVRAKEYQSARHSLGQLFHSLQDFYSHSNWVEMGQRSIYLHLLHPEEPAIPVANEDTPTCMECFSVTCRNNLLPGLISTQQESQLLTTGYFSSFPPKPNGKCSHGGILDSSRYIEARGGINKDSTSPLFSPHHYLHVEAATLATEATLTALRDLRDTVGHKTFLRLFSVKQVPALVFVMDTTGSMFEEISAARFRAHSIIQNRANSPGQPGTFILVPFHDPAVGPVYETDDPNQFMQYMENLLALGGGDEPEMCLSAVQLALTHSPPLSEIFVFTDASPKDAHLFDAVKALTLEKQSKVTFLLTEDPSYSTESRGRRRRRKRRRRESLSPDRFSLYSSLSSLSGGLTIFTTNSDIHKVSSIVEDNTASDKVTLLHVKSVQEFMSSHTFRVDTSVENITLHVTGILIESILTNPSEQSQSLLSEKGPLALLEHFEGLYRISLLPPIQPGQWKLQAKSKGHLTFKVTGDSSVDFLYYFATVNNETHPGLARVEGSPVAGISAFLVLAVTGLSPDEEASFSHVTLLGAEGEKLQQVWLNSSSSSSAYAVEELVGWVDSVPRVPFCVRLTGRDSRGNKLERVSTEMVQPTHVQIQVLSAPRLVPGHGTTVDFDILNHGPARSLSLTADDDCGYLHTRSPQTFHVAEQKSFRGQVDLHTPATAPAGATVTLTLTVRALDSPDSNYAVAYLTVVPPNPDTSPPSCSAAGGPSVCPSVCNESTWTISLVVSDSGRSGLAALQLQKGDGILTLLHSPPPREDSLVEDQPGAHKDKITNAGPYHHHHQYHNARLEKGAPPLNVSEWVPDSSQPLWVRYTSSCCSTRAELLVWDAAGNLKRCHIMSGQQRQQRNTDTEVSGTGRFGPAGIMFWLLSLLWCLLF